The Parabacteroides sp. AD58 genome includes a window with the following:
- a CDS encoding N-acetylmuramoyl-L-alanine amidase family protein: protein MVVPVVLQAAVKDFVVVIDAGHGGKDPGARGKIINEKAINLSIALKLGKLIASKHSDVRIVYTRSTDKFVELDERAEIANRNKADLFISIHTNSVAKGNQAKGTETYTLGLARTEENLAVAMRENSAILLEDNYEQKYEGFDPNSTESYIIFEFIQNKHMQQSIALASDIQTCFASSRRDDRGVRQAGFLVLRKTSMPSVLIEVGFISNREEERYLASESGQQQLAKAISNAFDRYKREYDARQGTSFGKSWDVVEPAADDYAADFASSATDYDTDDNPPAGSEEDILRKKKARMAAQSDSKRNSEQQISNQTSSGTLYKIQILTSDKKLSANSRLFKGYEPVECVEGRRFYKYFYGSTSSYNEIKKLWRSVVKDFKDAYIVVFKDGKQVNN from the coding sequence ATGGTTGTTCCAGTAGTCTTACAGGCAGCTGTAAAGGATTTTGTCGTTGTGATTGATGCTGGGCATGGAGGAAAAGATCCAGGTGCACGGGGGAAAATCATCAATGAAAAAGCAATAAATTTATCTATCGCTTTGAAATTGGGGAAACTTATTGCGAGTAAACATTCCGATGTGAGGATTGTTTATACGCGTAGTACTGACAAATTTGTAGAACTGGATGAACGGGCCGAAATAGCCAATCGGAACAAAGCCGATTTGTTTATATCCATTCATACGAACTCAGTAGCTAAGGGTAATCAGGCAAAAGGAACTGAAACATATACGTTAGGTTTGGCCCGTACGGAAGAAAATCTGGCAGTCGCTATGCGGGAAAATTCAGCTATCTTGTTAGAGGATAATTACGAACAGAAATATGAGGGATTTGATCCTAATTCAACGGAATCATATATCATATTTGAGTTTATCCAGAATAAACACATGCAGCAGAGTATTGCATTAGCCTCCGACATACAAACGTGTTTCGCTTCTTCCAGGCGAGATGACAGAGGTGTCAGACAGGCCGGTTTTCTGGTTTTGAGAAAGACCAGTATGCCAAGCGTCCTGATTGAAGTGGGCTTTATCTCAAATAGAGAAGAAGAACGTTACTTGGCTTCAGAATCCGGACAACAACAGCTGGCCAAGGCTATATCAAATGCTTTTGACCGCTATAAACGGGAATATGATGCCCGCCAGGGTACTTCGTTTGGAAAAAGCTGGGATGTTGTGGAGCCAGCGGCGGATGATTATGCTGCAGACTTTGCTTCTTCTGCTACCGATTATGATACAGATGATAATCCGCCGGCAGGAAGTGAGGAAGATATACTGAGAAAGAAGAAGGCACGTATGGCCGCTCAGTCAGATTCAAAAAGAAACAGTGAACAGCAGATTTCGAATCAGACCTCTTCGGGAACTTTATATAAGATTCAAATTCTGACATCTGATAAGAAGTTATCGGCTAATTCCCGCTTGTTCAAAGGGTACGAACCTGTTGAGTGTGTAGAAGGAAGGCGATTTTATAAATACTTTTACGGGTCAACGTCCAGTTACAACGAAATAAAGAAATTGTGGCGTAGCGTTGTAAAAGACTTTAAAGACGCTTATATTGTCGTTTTTAAGGATGGAAAACAAGTAAATAATTAA